The Akkermansiaceae bacterium genome has a window encoding:
- a CDS encoding NUDIX domain-containing protein, translating to MASYRPNVALLLLNREGKLLVCERINKKGAWQFPQGGVDKKEKMIHALAREVEEEIGLPRSGYKVLEKRGGYTYLYSDQVKKQKMRFDGQVQTYYLCKLKKGAPDIDLHTQRNPEFGRYKWIRPEKFKLKWLPEFKRQVYRAVMLDFFEVRL from the coding sequence ATGGCGAGTTATCGACCCAATGTAGCGTTGCTGTTGTTGAATCGTGAAGGTAAATTACTGGTCTGCGAGCGCATCAACAAAAAAGGTGCCTGGCAGTTCCCGCAGGGAGGCGTGGACAAGAAGGAAAAAATGATCCACGCGCTGGCCCGTGAAGTGGAGGAGGAGATCGGCTTGCCGAGGAGTGGCTACAAGGTGCTGGAAAAACGGGGCGGTTACACCTACCTCTACTCGGACCAGGTCAAGAAACAGAAGATGCGCTTCGATGGCCAGGTGCAGACGTATTATCTTTGCAAGTTGAAAAAAGGGGCACCGGACATTGATCTGCATACCCAGAGGAATCCCGAATTCGGCCGCTACAAGTGGATCCGCCCTGAGAAATTCAAGCTGAAGTGGCTGCCCGAGTTCAAAAGGCAGGTCTACCGCGCCGTGATGCTCGATTTTTTTGAGGTCAGACTTTAG
- the glgP gene encoding alpha-glucan family phosphorylase encodes MSFLPEPYKHPFEINPKYKKSVAYFSSEFAIDQTLKIYSGGLGFLAGSHMRSAYDLKQNLIGIGILWSYGYYNQTRGEKREMAIQQRRKKYHFLKETDIKFTIKIHDHDVWVKVMYLPADVFGSAPMFLMTTDIEENDVMSQTISHRLYDSDFLTRTAQYILLGIGGATLLDKLGVDPDVWHMNEAHALSAAFHVYGKHGSIEEVKKRFVFTTHTPVEAGNEKSSFDLLHRFTFFNGLSQDEAREICGVEGDEFNHSLAALRLSHKANAVSKLHGEVSREMWKGYEGICEIDHVTNAQNKKYWVGPLLEAAREANDKQALAKRKRELKKLLFKEVADQTGRLFDPDYLTIVWARRFAGYKRADLITRDIERFEAMLSNEDRPVQIIWAGKPYPKDYGAIDTFNRLIHLTEKYSNAAVLVGYELSLSKLLKDGSDIWLNNPIVTREASGTSGMTAAMNGSVNFSTYDGWVCEFAKDGHNSFIIPEADRSLSDEARDQHDMLGFYQILETKILPTYYDNPDGWWEIVLNSMNDVVPFFDSDRMADEYYAKIYS; translated from the coding sequence ATGAGTTTTTTACCCGAACCCTACAAACATCCCTTCGAGATCAATCCCAAGTACAAGAAAAGCGTGGCTTATTTCAGCTCCGAGTTTGCCATTGATCAAACCTTGAAAATTTACTCCGGCGGCCTCGGGTTCCTGGCGGGCTCCCACATGCGCAGCGCCTATGATCTCAAGCAGAACCTCATCGGTATCGGCATTCTGTGGTCGTATGGATATTACAACCAGACCCGTGGGGAAAAGCGTGAGATGGCCATCCAGCAGCGCCGTAAGAAGTATCATTTCCTCAAGGAGACCGATATCAAGTTCACCATCAAGATCCACGACCACGATGTGTGGGTGAAGGTGATGTATCTCCCCGCGGACGTTTTCGGCTCAGCGCCGATGTTCCTTATGACCACTGATATCGAAGAAAACGATGTCATGTCGCAGACGATTTCCCACCGTCTTTACGACTCCGATTTCCTGACCCGGACAGCCCAGTATATCCTGTTAGGTATCGGGGGTGCCACACTGCTTGACAAGCTCGGTGTCGATCCTGACGTCTGGCACATGAATGAGGCGCACGCGCTTTCCGCCGCTTTCCATGTCTATGGAAAACACGGATCGATCGAGGAGGTGAAAAAACGTTTTGTGTTTACCACCCACACACCGGTGGAGGCGGGAAACGAGAAATCGAGTTTCGACCTGCTGCATAGGTTTACCTTTTTCAATGGTCTCAGCCAGGACGAGGCTCGCGAGATTTGCGGTGTTGAAGGCGATGAGTTCAACCACTCACTGGCAGCCCTGCGATTAAGCCACAAGGCGAATGCCGTTTCCAAACTTCACGGTGAAGTATCCCGTGAGATGTGGAAAGGCTACGAAGGCATCTGTGAAATCGATCACGTCACCAATGCCCAGAATAAAAAATACTGGGTGGGGCCCCTGCTTGAGGCCGCCCGTGAGGCCAATGACAAGCAGGCACTCGCCAAGCGGAAACGCGAACTCAAGAAGCTGTTGTTCAAGGAGGTTGCGGACCAGACCGGCAGGCTTTTTGACCCGGACTACCTCACCATCGTGTGGGCGCGTCGTTTTGCCGGTTACAAGCGCGCCGATCTCATCACCCGTGATATCGAACGCTTCGAGGCGATGCTCAGCAATGAAGATCGTCCTGTCCAGATCATCTGGGCCGGTAAGCCATATCCCAAGGACTACGGTGCCATCGATACCTTTAACCGCCTGATTCACCTGACTGAGAAATACTCGAATGCCGCCGTGCTGGTGGGCTACGAGCTTTCTCTCTCCAAACTGCTGAAAGACGGCTCGGACATCTGGTTGAACAACCCCATCGTGACCCGCGAGGCATCCGGCACATCCGGAATGACCGCCGCCATGAACGGCAGTGTGAATTTCTCGACCTACGATGGCTGGGTGTGTGAGTTCGCCAAGGATGGACACAACTCCTTCATCATTCCCGAGGCGGACCGGTCCCTGTCCGACGAGGCGCGTGACCAACACGACATGCTCGGGTTTTACCAGATACTTGAAACCAAGATCCTTCCCACCTATTACGACAATCCGGACGGTTGGTGGGAGATTGTGCTCAACAGCATGAACGATGTTGTGCCTTTCTTCGATTCCGACCGTATGGCTGACGAGTATTACGCCAAGATTTACTCGTAA
- a CDS encoding alpha/beta hydrolase: MLALPRYNREVTHEMGQWKKYLIGEWNWMRPVKSIAFIYLALLVVALGFADQLIHRPPTAGYSEASHPVRSIEKSDGRKIALIHLPAAPGMPTLLWSHGNAEDIGYLAERHQDFHARGYGILAYDYPGYGLSEGRPDEDGCYDACQSAWNHLTETLGVPADQIIIYGQSVGSGPSVWLAEHQSCAGLMLVTPFISAFRTVTRVPVFPGDRFNNIDRIASITTPLLVVHGDQDQVIGQWHGKKLHDLHPGPKTFLSIEGAGHNDIYLLATDEILDALDVFWKTTRPGETDHQGLKPKS, from the coding sequence GTGCTTGCATTACCCCGGTATAACCGCGAGGTTACGCACGAAATGGGTCAGTGGAAAAAATATCTCATCGGCGAGTGGAATTGGATGCGACCGGTCAAATCGATTGCATTCATCTACCTGGCTCTTCTGGTGGTGGCCCTCGGCTTTGCCGACCAACTCATCCACCGACCACCCACCGCTGGTTATTCAGAGGCATCCCACCCGGTCCGCAGCATTGAAAAATCGGATGGCCGGAAAATCGCCCTGATCCACCTACCCGCAGCCCCCGGGATGCCCACGCTGCTTTGGTCGCACGGCAACGCCGAGGACATCGGCTACCTGGCAGAAAGACACCAGGATTTCCATGCCCGTGGATACGGCATCCTCGCCTATGACTATCCTGGATACGGCCTCAGCGAAGGCCGCCCGGATGAAGACGGATGTTATGATGCCTGCCAATCGGCGTGGAACCACCTGACGGAAACACTCGGCGTCCCCGCCGACCAGATCATCATCTACGGCCAATCCGTCGGAAGCGGCCCGTCGGTCTGGCTCGCCGAGCACCAGTCCTGTGCCGGGCTGATGCTGGTCACCCCCTTTATCTCGGCGTTCAGAACCGTCACCCGGGTGCCTGTTTTCCCGGGCGACCGGTTCAACAATATCGATCGAATCGCATCCATCACCACGCCATTACTCGTCGTCCACGGAGATCAAGACCAGGTGATCGGACAATGGCACGGAAAAAAACTCCATGACCTGCACCCGGGTCCAAAAACCTTTCTCAGTATCGAGGGCGCCGGACACAATGACATCTATCTGCTGGCCACGGACGAGATTCTCGACGCGCTGGATGTCTTCTGGAAAACGACAAGGCCCGGGGAGACCGACCACCAAGGCCTGAAGCCCAAATCCTAA
- a CDS encoding ATP-binding cassette domain-containing protein has protein sequence MLELKDVCFTIQKEGEPINLIDKVSLKVPRGHFMAIVGPSGCGKTTLLKTIAGLNHESGGDLIWDGRNLAKEKDFDPAEIGYVPQFSIAYDQLTVDESIESATRLRVKIKNYSELDNRIDRILEETGLAALADRPVKVLSGGQKRRLGLAMELVTGPHLLLCDEVTSGLDPRSERDIVRLLHQLSRTDGRTVISVTHSLAHLELYDSILVLHEGRVAYHGPPEGLTHYFSVDDTEEVYPQLAKQRSEKWQQSWSKHSDAYYGKLEKRRKQLIEKGELSVPTEIPPATAKSGRIKSDTAPLEDPADSDKIIREASELVKTPGIASQFTTLLGRRWKIFFRDRGQVFLQLAILICFPILVALFSERGNENIKRFSDRYEGTLHEIQEHTMVEKSYLSVGSAVSGIVMFQVVLLSLMGSNNSAREVAGERLIFEKEKFGGIRPTAYLASKVAFLGSLILIQSLWMAIFVQQFWKFPDGSEAGFLDHTVFLILVNAAMTFICLGISSLMKTAEQSSLLSIYLVGFQLPLSGAVLALPESIESITRPFISAYWAWSGSIDSMNPSYRNAIDAVTETSFLTSSACHYLLAIHIAIGLIASYIGLKRHQWD, from the coding sequence GTGCTTGAACTCAAAGACGTCTGCTTCACCATTCAAAAAGAGGGTGAACCCATCAACCTCATTGACAAAGTATCCCTGAAGGTTCCGCGTGGGCACTTCATGGCTATCGTCGGCCCCTCCGGCTGCGGTAAGACCACCTTGTTAAAAACCATCGCCGGCCTCAACCACGAGTCGGGCGGCGACCTCATCTGGGATGGTCGCAATCTCGCCAAGGAAAAGGATTTTGATCCTGCGGAAATCGGCTACGTGCCGCAGTTCTCCATCGCCTATGATCAACTCACCGTGGACGAGTCGATCGAGTCAGCCACACGGCTCAGGGTGAAAATCAAAAACTACTCCGAACTCGATAACCGCATCGACCGCATTCTCGAAGAGACCGGCCTGGCCGCGTTGGCTGACCGACCGGTGAAGGTCCTTTCCGGTGGACAAAAACGTCGGCTCGGACTCGCCATGGAGCTGGTCACCGGACCTCACCTCCTCCTCTGTGACGAAGTCACCTCGGGGCTCGACCCCCGCTCGGAGCGCGACATCGTCCGCCTGCTGCACCAGCTTTCCCGCACTGACGGGCGCACGGTCATATCCGTCACCCACTCGCTCGCCCACCTGGAGCTTTATGATTCCATTCTGGTGCTGCACGAGGGCCGTGTGGCCTACCACGGACCGCCGGAAGGACTGACCCACTATTTCTCCGTGGACGACACCGAGGAAGTCTACCCGCAGCTCGCCAAGCAACGCTCGGAGAAGTGGCAGCAGTCGTGGAGCAAACACAGTGACGCCTATTACGGCAAACTCGAAAAACGACGCAAGCAGCTGATCGAGAAAGGGGAACTCTCGGTGCCTACTGAAATCCCCCCCGCTACTGCCAAGTCGGGTAGAATAAAATCCGACACCGCCCCCCTGGAAGACCCCGCCGACTCGGACAAGATCATCCGCGAGGCTTCCGAGCTGGTCAAGACCCCTGGAATCGCCAGCCAGTTCACCACCCTGTTAGGACGCAGGTGGAAAATCTTCTTCCGCGACCGCGGGCAGGTCTTCCTGCAGCTCGCCATCCTGATCTGCTTCCCTATTCTGGTCGCCCTGTTCAGTGAACGCGGCAACGAGAACATCAAACGTTTCTCCGACCGCTATGAGGGGACGCTGCATGAAATCCAGGAGCATACCATGGTGGAAAAAAGCTACCTCAGCGTCGGCTCGGCCGTGTCCGGCATCGTGATGTTCCAGGTGGTCCTGCTCTCCCTGATGGGTTCTAACAACTCAGCCCGTGAAGTCGCCGGCGAACGTCTCATTTTCGAAAAAGAAAAGTTCGGTGGTATCCGGCCTACTGCCTACCTTGCCAGCAAAGTCGCGTTTCTTGGCAGTCTGATCCTGATCCAGTCGCTGTGGATGGCGATCTTCGTCCAGCAGTTCTGGAAATTCCCGGATGGCAGCGAGGCCGGCTTCCTGGATCACACCGTCTTCCTGATCCTGGTCAATGCCGCCATGACATTCATCTGCCTCGGAATCTCCTCATTGATGAAAACGGCTGAGCAATCGTCCCTGCTCTCCATCTATCTGGTCGGTTTCCAGCTCCCTCTGTCGGGCGCCGTGCTGGCACTGCCTGAAAGCATTGAATCGATCACCCGGCCCTTTATTTCCGCCTACTGGGCGTGGTCGGGCAGTATTGATTCGATGAACCCGAGCTATCGAAACGCCATAGACGCGGTGACGGAAACATCGTTCTTAACATCCAGTGCATGCCACTACCTGCTGGCTATACACATCGCCATCGGACTGATAGCCTCATACATCGGGCTGAAACGCCACCAATGGGATTAG